In the genome of Longimicrobiales bacterium, the window CTCGTCCGTGAGGATGGCGCCGGCCAGCGCCAGGTCGTCGTACGCGAGCTGGAACTCGCCGATCGTGCTGGCGACCATCGCATCCATCAGGTTCTCATCGCCGAGCGCCGGCTCGCCGATCACGCCCGGATTCTCCACCTCGAGCAGGCTGTTGAAGCTGTCGCACGCCGCGCTGGCGCCGGCCGCGAACACCGTCGCGACCGCCAGCAGACGGCGGCTGTAACTGCGCAAATGCATCGTAAGCATTCCTCGTTCGTGTTGGCGGCTAGAAGGAAACATTGACTGTCGCGAGCCAGCGGCGCGTCGGCGGTACGGACATGTACTCCGCGCGCGTGAAGTTCGTCGAGCCCCCGATGTTCGTTTCCGGATCCAGCCCGCTGTAGTCCGTCCAGGTCGCCAGGTTGCGGCCGGCGATGCTCAGGCTCACACGGCCGTTGGTGCCCAGGTACTGCGTGTAGCGCTGCGGCACGTTGTACGTGAGCGAGACCTCGCGCAGCTTGATGAAGTCGGCCGGCTCGATGTACATCATGTTCGAGTCCGACATCCGCTTCTGCCACTCCTCGTCGTCCGGCGTGCTGCTGACGATGTCGTAGCTGACGCCGTCCCAGTCCGCCGTCTGGCGGGTCATGTTGAACAGGTAGTGGCCGCCCTTGTAGTCCATGTACGTATAGAGCGACAGGTTGCCGAACAGCGTAAACGTGTTCGTCAGCGAGGCCTCGCGCGTCGGCGTCGACGGCCCGACGTAGACGGCCTCCTCCTCCATCGCCGCCCACCCCTGCGGCGTGAGGATCAGCTCACCGTTCTCGTCGCGTGCCAGCGGGTACGCCCAGTAGCCGGCGATCGAGTAGCCTTCCTCGTGCCGCTGCGAGCTGCGGTAGCCCACGGGGATGTACTCGTCACGCACGCCGCCCCACGACACGACCTTGTTGGAGTTCGTCGAGAAGCCCGCGCGCGCGTCCCACACGAAGTTCTGACTGGCGACCGGCGTGCCGTAGAGCGCCAGCTCGATACCGGTGTTCGCGATCTCGCCGACGTTCTGCAGCCGACCACCCTCGAAGCCGCTCGACGGTGCGACCGGCACGCTCAGCAGCGCGTCCTTCGTGCTCTGGTTGTAGTACGTGAACTCCGCGCCCATCCGGTCCTCGAGGAAGGACGCATCGAAGCCCAGCTCGATCTCCTCGCCGACCTCCGCGTGCAGGTCCGGGTTGCCGAAGTCCTCGGCGCTCAGGCCACCGGCCACCGTGCCGTCTGCCAGCACGACCGTGGATGTGCCCCACGTCCGGTCCGCCGAGAAGGGATCCGGCGAGTTGCCGGCCTTGCCCCACGCGGCACGCAGACGAAGCTGCTCGAGGAAGTCGACATTGAAGAACGGCTCCTCCGAGACCACCCAGGATGCGTGCACCTTCGGGTACACGACCTGGTCGAACTGCGAGCCGAAGGTCGAGTTGTCGTCGAAGCGCAGCGCGCCGGTCAGGAAGACGCGGTTGCGCCACCCGATCTGCTCCTGGATGAAGAAGCCGAGCGAGTTCTGCTCCTCGAAGCTCTCGAAAGCGTCCTTCTCCTCCGCGTTACTGACGAGGCGGACCTGGTTCGAGATCAGGCCGGTCCCTTCCGCCTGCAGCGACTCGAAGCGATAGGCGTTCAGCTGCATGCCGAAGGACGTCTCGCTCGTGATGTCCTCGTTCACGTCCAGCGAGATCGTGCCCGCGTAGTCGACCGTCCAGTTGCGCGTTGCCGGCGCGTACTGACCGATGAAGCCGCGCGCGTTCGTCGAGCCGTATGCGGGCGGGCTGCCCCGGTCGATCGGGAAGAACAGCGTCGCCAGCCGCTGGTTCATGTCCAGCCCGAGGTTGAGCCGGTTCCGGAACCAGGACGTCGGGTTGTAGTTGATGTTGGTGCCGAGGATCACGCGCTCCGCACGGGTGCGGTTGTCGTACGCGTTGATCTGCTCGGGCGAGAGGCCGAGGTAGCCCTGCTCGAACGTACCCTGGCGACCGGCCGGGCTGCGCAGCGTGTTGCGCAGCATGCCCCACGACGAGTTGTCGTTGTTCGGCAGGCGCGTGTCACTGCGCGTGAAGCCGGCGCTCACCGCGACGTCCAGCTCGTCGTTCGGGTTCACCGTGAAGTTCAGGCGGCCCGAGTTGCGGATGAAGTTGCTGTTGTGGAAGATGCCCTCTTCCTCGTCGCGATCGCCCGAGAAGTAGAACGAGTACGTGTCGCCGCCGCCGCGCGCCGAGACGCCGTACGAGCGGATGTCGGCCGTGCGCAGCGCGCGCGGATCGTCACGCAGGTTGGTCGAGCTGATGATCCGGGCGTCCGGCGCCGCCAGCGAGTCGACGCCCACGCAGCCGGGGAAGCTGCCGACCGGGAAGTTGCCGCTCCCGGCCGCGATGCCGTCCGCTGTGCGGATCCGCGCCGGCGTGCACATCGCGTACTGCGTCGGGAAGTCGGCGCCCCACTCGGACTGACCCGCCTCGACGCGCGCCGTCCACTGGATCGACTGCTGCCCGCGACGCCCCTTCTTGGTGATGATCTGGACCACGCCACCGGCCGCATCGGCGCCGTACAGCGTGGCCGCTGCCGGCCCCTTGATGACCTCGATCGACTCGATGTCTTCCGGGTTGATCGCATCGAGTGCCGACGTCGACTGGCCGCTCACCGACCAGCCGCCCTGCGAACCGGCTGTCATGCGGATGCCGTCGATGTAGAACACCGGCGAGATGCCCGCCGAGAGCGAGCCCGCGCCGCGGATGCGGATGTTGGACGCCGTGCCGGGCGTGCCGGACGGCTGCATCAGCGTGAGCCCCGGAGCGCGACCCTGCAGCAGCTCGGCCGTGGAGCGGACCGGCGCAACCTCCGTGATCGCGGCAGCGTTCACGCCTGAAACCGAGTTGCCGACCGCGCGGCGCTGCGAGCCGCCCGCCGTGCCGGTGACGACGACTGCGTCCAGCTCGACCGCCGACTGGCGCAGCGACAGCGCGACCGTCGCCGTGCCACCGGACGTCACATCGACCACCGCGCTGGCGGTCGAGTATCCAATCATCTGCGCCTGCACCTCCTGCTGACCGGCAGGCACGTTCGTGAGCAGAAAACGACCATCAGCGCTGGTAATGGTGCCGAGACCGGTGCCGACGACGACCACCTGCACACCCGCGAGGGGGCGCGTGGTCTGCGCGTCGGTCACAGTGCCCGTCACTGAGCCCTGCTGCGCCAGCGCTGCTGTGGGAAAGGCGACCGCCGCCAGCAGCGCGGCGAGTCTCAGGAACTTCTGCATCTGCATCTTCTCCCTGCTGTGAAAAATCCATCCCCGGACTGCCAGCCGCAGCAGTACGGGGTCCTGCGGCTCACACGCGGCCGCATGCTCTTGCCCGTCACCGGGCGTTTCAGATTCTGGGGGGAATCAGTTTTCGGGAACGCGTAACTCTATCCCTTTGTGACAGGCGCTGGCAACCGGCCGTTGACCCTGGTTGCACTCCGGCCTATCATCCCGCCGCCGCGGTTGCACGCCCGCCGCACGTGTTGTGTGCATTTTCTGCGAAGGAGTCAGTGATGAGCCGCACGATTCGCGTTGCCCACTCGCCCGACTCGGACGACGCGTTCATGTTCTATGGCCTCGCCACCAACCAGGTCGACACCGAAGGCCTCGAGTTCGTGCACGAGCTGCAGGACATCGAGACGCTGAACCGCCGCGCGCTGAATGGCGAGCTCGAGGTGACCGCCGTCTCGATTCATGCCTACGCATACCTGACGGACAGGTACGCGCTGCTGCCGCATGGCGCCTCGATGGGTGAGGGGTACGGGCCGCGCGTCGTCGCGCGCGAGCCGCTCGCGCTCGAGGACCTGCGCGGCCGCACGATCGCGATCCCCGGCGAGATGACTTCCGCATACCTCGCGCTGCGCATGATGCTGCCGGAAGCGCAGACGGTGGTGGTACCGTTCGACCAGATCATCGAGCACGTGCAGGCGGGTAAATCGGATGCCGGGCTGATCATTCACGAGGGCCAGCTCACCTACAGCGACGAGGGGCTGCACCTGATCGTGGATGCCGGAGAGTGGTGGGGGAAGAAGACCGGTGGCCTGCCGCTGCCGCTCGGTGGCAACGCGATCCGTCGCGACCTCGGCCCCGAGCTGATCCGCAAGGTGTCACGCATCCTGCGCGAATCCATCGCCTTCGGCCTCGAGCACCGTCAGCCGGCCCTCGCACACGCGGGACAGTACGGCCGCGGGCTGAACGACGCACAGACGGACGAGTTCGTCGGCATGTACGTGAACCAGCGCACGCTGGACTACGGCCCGGACGGCCGCCGCTCTGTGCAGCTCTTCCTGGACGAGGGTCACGAGGCCGGGCTGATTCCGCACAGGGTGCAGGTGGAATTCGTGGACTGAGCGTTACACGGAGGCGGTGTGCGACCGTCGCTGCCCCGCACTCGCGGTGACAGCGCCTGCAGGCAATGAAAAAGGGCGCCGGGTCGATTCGACCCGGCGCCCTTTTTCGTTTCTGCAGAGGATCAGGTCTTCTCCTCCGGCAGGATC includes:
- a CDS encoding SusC/RagA family TonB-linked outer membrane protein, which codes for MQMQKFLRLAALLAAVAFPTAALAQQGSVTGTVTDAQTTRPLAGVQVVVVGTGLGTITSADGRFLLTNVPAGQQEVQAQMIGYSTASAVVDVTSGGTATVALSLRQSAVELDAVVVTGTAGGSQRRAVGNSVSGVNAAAITEVAPVRSTAELLQGRAPGLTLMQPSGTPGTASNIRIRGAGSLSAGISPVFYIDGIRMTAGSQGGWSVSGQSTSALDAINPEDIESIEVIKGPAAATLYGADAAGGVVQIITKKGRRGQQSIQWTARVEAGQSEWGADFPTQYAMCTPARIRTADGIAAGSGNFPVGSFPGCVGVDSLAAPDARIISSTNLRDDPRALRTADIRSYGVSARGGGDTYSFYFSGDRDEEEGIFHNSNFIRNSGRLNFTVNPNDELDVAVSAGFTRSDTRLPNNDNSSWGMLRNTLRSPAGRQGTFEQGYLGLSPEQINAYDNRTRAERVILGTNINYNPTSWFRNRLNLGLDMNQRLATLFFPIDRGSPPAYGSTNARGFIGQYAPATRNWTVDYAGTISLDVNEDITSETSFGMQLNAYRFESLQAEGTGLISNQVRLVSNAEEKDAFESFEEQNSLGFFIQEQIGWRNRVFLTGALRFDDNSTFGSQFDQVVYPKVHASWVVSEEPFFNVDFLEQLRLRAAWGKAGNSPDPFSADRTWGTSTVVLADGTVAGGLSAEDFGNPDLHAEVGEEIELGFDASFLEDRMGAEFTYYNQSTKDALLSVPVAPSSGFEGGRLQNVGEIANTGIELALYGTPVASQNFVWDARAGFSTNSNKVVSWGGVRDEYIPVGYRSSQRHEEGYSIAGYWAYPLARDENGELILTPQGWAAMEEEAVYVGPSTPTREASLTNTFTLFGNLSLYTYMDYKGGHYLFNMTRQTADWDGVSYDIVSSTPDDEEWQKRMSDSNMMYIEPADFIKLREVSLTYNVPQRYTQYLGTNGRVSLSIAGRNLATWTDYSGLDPETNIGGSTNFTRAEYMSVPPTRRWLATVNVSF
- a CDS encoding MqnA/MqnD/SBP family protein, yielding MSRTIRVAHSPDSDDAFMFYGLATNQVDTEGLEFVHELQDIETLNRRALNGELEVTAVSIHAYAYLTDRYALLPHGASMGEGYGPRVVAREPLALEDLRGRTIAIPGEMTSAYLALRMMLPEAQTVVVPFDQIIEHVQAGKSDAGLIIHEGQLTYSDEGLHLIVDAGEWWGKKTGGLPLPLGGNAIRRDLGPELIRKVSRILRESIAFGLEHRQPALAHAGQYGRGLNDAQTDEFVGMYVNQRTLDYGPDGRRSVQLFLDEGHEAGLIPHRVQVEFVD